From a single Fusarium fujikuroi IMI 58289 draft genome, chromosome FFUJ_chr03 genomic region:
- a CDS encoding related to ATP-binding cassette (ABC) transporter, which translates to MTPPPKPPRVEVNNLSYTFPDYSTGVNNITLDLPPRSRTLLIGANGAGKTTLLRLLAGKRLAPSDTISICGVDPFKEGLEGVTYLGLEWVLNPIVRTDIGVNELLRSVGGDAYPDRRDELVAMLDVDTNWRMHAVSDGERRRVQLAMGLLRPWTVLLLDEITVDLDVLSRAEFLAWLKRETEIRECTIVYATHILDNLAGWPTHLAHMHLGTVKEWDEADKMLATIDGTVGASGNSRLGELVLSWLREDLKERGPRSNMKRGPEGKTYGFGGIQIGGYGDESKQREA; encoded by the coding sequence ATGACACCTCCTCCTAAGCCTCCCCGTGTTGAAGTCAACAACCTCTCATACACTTTTCCCGACTACTCGACTGgtgtcaacaacatcacttTGGATCTTCCTCCGCGGTCTCGTACCCTTCTGATTGGTGCTAATGGAGCCGGTAAAACAACTCTGCTTCGTCTTCTTGCCGGCAAACGTCTTGCGCCCAGTGACACCATCTCTATCTGCGGTGTAGATCCCTTCAAagagggtcttgagggtgTCACTTATCTTGGACTGGAATGGGTCCTTAACCCCATTGTCCGAACTGACATCGGCGTCAATGAGTTGCTTCGCTctgttggtggagatgcATACCCTGATCGACGAGACGAGCTGGTCGCCATGCTTGACGTCGACACTAATTGGCGTATGCATGCTGTTTCAGATGGTGAGCGTCGTCGAGTCCAGCTTGCCATGGGTCTCCTGAGACCCTGGACGGTTCTGCTCCTCGATGAAATCACTGTCGATCTCGACGTTCTGAGTCGTGCTGAGTTTCTGGCTTGGCTCAAGCGTGAGACGGAAATTCGGGAATGTACCATCGTCTACGCCACTCATATTCTGGACAACCTCGCTGGTTGGCCGACTCATCTTGCTCATATGCACCTTGGTACTGTCAAGGAGTGGGACGAGGCTGACAAGATGCTCGCTACCATCGATGGTACTGTGGGTGCCTCCGGCAATAGCCGTCTCGGAGAGCTTGTCCTGAGCTGGCTTCGAGAGGACTTGAAGGAGCGGGGGCCACGGAGCAATATGAAACGTGGCCCTGAAGGCAAGACCTATGGGTTTGGAGGCATCCAGATCGGTGGTTATGGCGACGAGTCTAAGCAGCGCGAAGCATGA
- a CDS encoding related to dna polymerase delta small subunit, whose translation MVTLEDVEGSLLRKPSETSHQVPTRSVSVYKPLQSFVLNKQRSYQQQYGDMYFLRLTKIKPAIDKVAAEAWTGTTIGEEEAQRVERVLDVRQGELCWVTGTVYMEMPLKPNILEDVSKDRWISAPILTPKYFSQDDQVMLEDESGRIRLVGDVLKTVNLVTGCIIGAMGTENANGELEVIDIKFPDLPPQPDRWNLSKPNSEKAKTKDEDEDMADASEAKKGKSKVAIVSGLSFSGTDASHALELQLLSEYLLGEAMTPLSQIDASHISRLVIAGNSISTTDRKPPAADEVLPEKKAQKKYGYDASAYNPLPSQLFDAFIAELLPSIPITMLPGAQDPANASYPQQPVHPAMFPAARAYARDPTAPATQPGWFDTVTNPWEAELEGWRFLGTGGQNVDDVFKYVGSDDRLGMMEAMCRWRCCAPTAPDTLWSYPFQDDDPFVMQTCPHLYFVGNQPHFSTKVIHGPEGQSVRLVTVPSFAETKELVLIDTETLEVERVKISST comes from the exons ATGGTGACcctcgaagatgtcgaggGGAGCCTCTTGCGAAAGCCGTC TGAAACTTCCCACCAAGTCCCTACCCGGAGCGTCTCCGTTTACAAGCCCCTACAATCCTTTGTACTCAACAAGCAACGCTCTTACCAACAGCAGTATGGCGATATGTACTTTTTGCGCCTCACCAAGATAAAACCAGCTATCGACAAAGTAGCCGCAGAGGCCTGGACAGGCACAACGattggtgaagaggaggcaCAGAGAGTTGAAAGAGTGCTTGATGTTCGGCAGGGAGAGCTGTGCTGGGTAACTGGCACCGTATACATGGAGATGCCACTGAAGCCGAATATTCTGGAGGACGTGTCCAAGGAT CGTTGGATCTCCGCTCCTATTCTGACACCTAAATATTTCTCCCAAGACGACCAGGTCATGTTGGAGGATGAGTCGGGCCGCATCAGGCTGGTTGGCGATGTGTTGAAGACCGTAAACTTGGTCACTGGATGTATTATCGGGGCCATGGGCACCGAAAACGCCAACGGCGAATTAGAGGTCATTGACATCAAGTTCCCTGACCTGCCTCCACAACCTGACCGTTGGAATCTTTCGAAGCCCAATTCagaaaaggccaagacaaaggatgaagatgaggatatggCTGATGCTTCTGAAGCCAAGAAAGGCAAAAGCAAGGTTGCTATTGTGTCTGGCTTGTCTTTCTCAGGCACTGATGCTTCTCAcgcccttgagcttcaactCCTTTCCGAGTACCTGCTCGGTGAAGCTATGACCCCTTTAAGCCAGATCGATGCCTCTCATATTAGCCGCCTTGTCATAGCAGGAAATTCCATCTCGACAACAGACCGCAAACCTCCTGCTGCAGACGAGGTACTTCCAGAAAAGAAAGCCCAGAAGAAGTACGGCTACGACGCCAGCGCCTACAACCCACTCCCCTCCCAACTCTTCGACGCGTTCATTGCTGAACTTCTACCATCCATTCCTATCACTATGCTCCCTGGTGCTCAGGATCCAGCGAACGCTAGTTACCCGCAGCAACCTGTACATCCAGCAATGTTCCCTGCGGCACGAGCGTATGCGCGTGACCCAACAGCTCCAGCCACCCAACCAGGCTGGTTTGACACTGTCACAAACCCATGGGAAGCGGAGCTCGAAGGATGGAGGTTTCTTGGTACTGGTGGCCAAAATGTCGACGATGTTTTCAAGTACGTCGGCAGCGATGACCGTCTTGGCATGATGGAAGCTATGTGTCGATGGCGTTGCTGTGCCCCGACTGCACCCGATACGCTAT GGAGCTACCCGTTCCAGGACGATGACCCTTTTGTGATGCAGACTTGCCCACACCTCTATTTCGTCGGCAACCAGCCACACTTCTCCACCAAAGTTATTCACGGACCTGAGGGTCAGTCCGTAAGACTTGTGACCGTACCGAGTTTTGCAGAAACAAAGGAGCTGGTGTTGATCGATACAGAAACACTTGAGGTGGAGAGGGTcaagatatcttcaacataG
- a CDS encoding related to L-serine dehydratase — protein sequence MGSLGSDAKLPWIRTPCLLNPQLSRVAGCNVYLKLENLQPSGSFKSRGIGNLMTQAAGAATGPVHFYCSSGGNAGLACATSALSLGQKATIVIPTIITELMKGKLLDLGVEVHQKGRNWAECDKYMREELLANDPTGIYVPPFDDPRVWDGAATMVDEIRDQLEEPVEGIVCSVGGGGLINGLMQGVEGRPWQDKKPAVVAVETKGADSLNASVLAKEHVTLPEMTSIATSLGATRVSEQTWKWSQHSSGTMKSLVVSDADAAISAVRFADDGRHLVEVACGAALAPAYRGDLRRVLGQGMSDEEWGEKNVVIVLCGGSNVTLGMLNEYRDKYKGESSIKI from the exons ATGGGCTCCCTCGGCTCTGATGCAAAGCTACCATGGATCCGGACACCGTGCCTCTTGAATCCTCAACTGTCCCGCGTGGCAGGCTG CAATGTGTacctcaagcttgagaaTCTTCAACCCTCAGGCTCTTTCAAGTCCCGCGGCATTGGCAACCTTATGACCCAAGCGGCTGGTGCTGCCACTGGCCCGGTCCACTTCTACTGCTCATCTGGCGGCAACGCTGGTCTGGCATGTGCAACTTCTGCCCTCTCTCTGGGTCAAAAGGCGACTATCGTGATTCCTACCATCATTACTGAGCTCATGAAGggcaagcttctcgaccttgggGTGGAAGTACACCAAAAAGGCAGGAATTGGGCCGAGTGTGATAAGTACATGCGTGAGGAGCTATTGGCAAACGATCCCACGGGCATATATGTCCCACCTTTCGACGATCCTCGGGTTTGGGATGGTGCAGCAACCATGGTCGATGAGATCCGAGATCAACTTGAAGAGCCCGTCGAAGGGATTGTCTGTAGTGTCGGAGGCGGCGGTTTGATCAATGGCCTGATGCAAGGTGTTGAGGGCCGTCCCtggcaagacaagaaaccAGCTGTTGTGGCCGTCGAAACGAAGGGAGCAGACAGCCTCAATGCAAGCGTCCTTGCCAAAGAACACGTAACACTCCCTGAGATGACCTCGATCGCAACGTCTCTGGGCGCCACCAGAGTGTCAGAGCAGACTTGGAAATGGAGCCAGCATTCTTCGGGCACCATGAAGAGCCTCGTTGTATCTGATGCGGATGCTGCCATTAGTGCCGTGCGCTTCGCTGACGATGGGCGGCATTTGGTTGAAGTCGCTTGCGGTGCTGCCCTGGCCCCCGCTTATCGTGGGGATTTGAGAAGAGTGCTTGGACAGGGCATGTCCGACGAGGAATGGGGTGAGAAGAACGTGGTGATCGTGCTTTGTGGTGGCTCGAATGTTACTCTGGGCATGCTCAATGAGTATCGGGATAAGTATAAAGGGGAATCCTCGATCAAGATCTGA
- a CDS encoding related to apoptosis-inducing TAF9-like domain 1 family protein, putative: MADATSDEDRERLKAALWYAVGQIVDEESLRRNRNATPQFIGALTELVWTQIENVATDLESFSNHAGRSTVTTDDVLLLARKNPDLHQIMKEFVDQAKAEKGTAKGRGGASKR, encoded by the exons ATGGCAGACGCAACTAGTGACGAAGATCGAGAG CGCCTCAAGGCTGCCTTGTGGTACGCAGTTGGTCAAatagttgatgaagagtctcTACGCCGTAACCGAAATGCCACACCACAGTTCATCGGCGCACTCACAGAGCTAGTCTGGACACAAATCG AGAACGTTGCCACAGATCTGGAGAGTTTCAGCAACCACGCTGGACGGTCCACAGTGACAACAGACGATGTGTTGCTTCTCGCCAGAAAGAATCCCGATTTGCACCAGATCATGAAAGAGTTTGTTGACCAGGCCAAGGCAGAAAAGGGAACTGCAAAGGGAAGAGGGGGTGCGAGCAAACGCTAG